A genomic region of Metopolophium dirhodum isolate CAU chromosome 1, ASM1992520v1, whole genome shotgun sequence contains the following coding sequences:
- the LOC132935796 gene encoding CCR4-NOT transcription complex subunit 2-like isoform X1, which produces MVRSKKRSSSNKSFKNMHPSQFNNPRRNGNNLGGHTPDMNMQNHNMMPNAMSQNIANISKQDHNTMPNLVTQNIANFNRQNLNMMVNAVSQNTTNMNKQDHNMMPNLVAQSLANLNRQNLSIILNGMTQNTANMNKQDHDMMPNHVTQSIANMNKQNFNMMPNPVTQSIANFNRQTHNMIPNAVTQLPQWHSQITMSDILNNYVDGPNSSNSLFTSGRDLSPQSNFHPTFDCIQINNSNGTHSLIEQSNFPLINEQDLSDNGPRDNTGSQYSNTVPVGRPYGKHSLFKKYDHYFSFKVMKTSNSDTSEFKMLNKDFPALPGTQVQMQDDANTPSTMIDSNQQWSSNTNVGSKLFNKLNMDQFIDHNSCGIHLDTDFHMNGSTVPKPGVQTSLDDGKVTNIPSSMLRDQFGIIGQLITMRTAEYDPKLVALTFGQDLTSLGMNLNSPENIYPTFAGPFENSPLEPHNIEFDVPSEYKIHHKIKNKLAPIKFSEYKEDLLFYLFYTHFGDGIQMAVASELRTRGWRYHTGQHVWITPVSRSSMSDMDGKFERGTFYVFDVALWRKVPRELMLDHTLLDGCVANDSFIWPDTSTR; this is translated from the exons ATGGTTAGATCAAAAAAAAGATCATCGTCTAATAAATCATTCAAGAACATGCATCCATCGCAGTTCAATAATCCCAGAAGAAATGGCAATAATTTAGGTGGGCATACACCAGATATGAATATGCAAAACCATAATATGATGCCAAATGCTATGTCACAGAATATAGCGAACATAAGTAAACAAGACCATAACACTATGCCAAATCTTGTGACACAGAATATAGCAAATTTTAATAGACAAAATCTTAATATGATGGTAAATGCTGTGTCACAGAATACAACAAACATGAATAAACAAGACCATAACATGATGCCAAATCTTGTGGCACAAAGTTTAGCAAATTTGAATAGACAAAACCTTAGTATCATACTGAATGGCATGACACAGAATACAGCAAACATGAATAAGCAAGACCATGACATGATGCCAAATCATGTGACCCAGAGTATAGCGAACATGAATAAACAAAACTTTAACATGATGCCAAATCCTGTGACACAGAGTATAGCAAATTTCAATAGGCAAACCCATAATATGATACCAAATGCTGTGACACAATTGCCACAATG GCATTCTCAAATAACAATGAGTGACATATTGAATAACTATGTTGATGGTCCAAATTCAAGTAACAGTCTCTTCACATCTGGCCGTGATTTGTCCCCACAATCCAATTTTCATCCGACATTTGACTGCATTCAAATCAACAACAGTAATGGTACACATTCTCTTATAGAGCAATCTAATTTTCCTCTCATTAATGAACAAGATTTATCTGACAATGGTCCAAGAGATAATACTGGTAGCCAATATTCTAACACTGTGCCCGTTGGGAGACCTTATGGTAAACATTCACTGTTCAAAAAATATGATCATTACTTTAGTT tcAAAGTGATGAAAACTTCGAATTCAGATACAAGTGAATTCAAAATGCTGAATAAAGATTTTCCAGCATTACCTGGTACTCAAGTGCAAATGCAAGATGATGCAAATACTCCGTCTACTATGATAGATTCAAACCAGCAGTGGAGTAGTAATACAAATGTTGGATCTAAATTGTTCAATAAGCTTAATATGGATCAATTTATTGATCATAATTCATGCGGAATCCATTTAGATACAGACTTTCATATGAATGGTAGTACCGTACCAAAACCTGGAGTTCAAACATCGCTTGATGATG GTAAAGTTACTAATATACCTAGCAGTATGTTACGTGATCAATTTGGAATTATTGGTCAACTGATTACTATGAGAACTGCTGAATATGATCCTAAATTGGTAGCATTGACTTTTGGACAAGATTTGACAAGCCTTGGTATGAATTTGAATTCCCCTGAAAACATTTACCCAACATTTGCAGGTCCATTTGAAAATTCTCCACTGGAACCGCATAACATTGAATTTGATGTACCTTCTGAATATAAGATTCATCACAAAATcaa aaaTAAGTTAGCTCCAATCAAGTTCTCCGAGTATAAGGAAGATTTATTGTTCTATCTATTTTATACTCATTTTGGTGATGGAATACAGATGGCTGTTGCTAGTGAATT GCGTACACGAGGTTGGCGTTACCATACAGGACAACATGTATGGATAACTCCTGTGTCTAGATCTAGTATGTCTGATATGGATGGTAAATTTGAACGTGGCACATTTTATGTGTTTGATGTGGCATTGTGGCGCAAAGTACCAAGAGAATTAATGCTTGACCACACTTTGTTGGATGGATGTGTTGCAAACGATTCTTTCATATGGCCTGATACATCAACAAGATAA
- the LOC132935796 gene encoding CCR4-NOT transcription complex subunit 2-like isoform X2: MVRSKKRSSSNKSFKNMHPSQFNNPRRNGNNLGGHTPDMNMQNHNMMPNAMSQNIANISKQDHNTMPNLVTQNIANFNRQNLNMMVNAVSQNTTNMNKQDHNMMPNLVAQSLANLNRQNLSIILNGMTQNTANMNKQDHDMMPNHVTQSIANMNKQNFNMMPNPVTQSIANFNRQTHNMIPNAVTQLPQWHSQITMSDILNNYVDGPNSSNSLFTSGRDLSPQSNFHPTFDCIQINNSNGTHSLIEQSNFPLINEQDLSDNGPRDNTGSQYSNTVPVGRPYVKVMKTSNSDTSEFKMLNKDFPALPGTQVQMQDDANTPSTMIDSNQQWSSNTNVGSKLFNKLNMDQFIDHNSCGIHLDTDFHMNGSTVPKPGVQTSLDDGKVTNIPSSMLRDQFGIIGQLITMRTAEYDPKLVALTFGQDLTSLGMNLNSPENIYPTFAGPFENSPLEPHNIEFDVPSEYKIHHKIKNKLAPIKFSEYKEDLLFYLFYTHFGDGIQMAVASELRTRGWRYHTGQHVWITPVSRSSMSDMDGKFERGTFYVFDVALWRKVPRELMLDHTLLDGCVANDSFIWPDTSTR, translated from the exons ATGGTTAGATCAAAAAAAAGATCATCGTCTAATAAATCATTCAAGAACATGCATCCATCGCAGTTCAATAATCCCAGAAGAAATGGCAATAATTTAGGTGGGCATACACCAGATATGAATATGCAAAACCATAATATGATGCCAAATGCTATGTCACAGAATATAGCGAACATAAGTAAACAAGACCATAACACTATGCCAAATCTTGTGACACAGAATATAGCAAATTTTAATAGACAAAATCTTAATATGATGGTAAATGCTGTGTCACAGAATACAACAAACATGAATAAACAAGACCATAACATGATGCCAAATCTTGTGGCACAAAGTTTAGCAAATTTGAATAGACAAAACCTTAGTATCATACTGAATGGCATGACACAGAATACAGCAAACATGAATAAGCAAGACCATGACATGATGCCAAATCATGTGACCCAGAGTATAGCGAACATGAATAAACAAAACTTTAACATGATGCCAAATCCTGTGACACAGAGTATAGCAAATTTCAATAGGCAAACCCATAATATGATACCAAATGCTGTGACACAATTGCCACAATG GCATTCTCAAATAACAATGAGTGACATATTGAATAACTATGTTGATGGTCCAAATTCAAGTAACAGTCTCTTCACATCTGGCCGTGATTTGTCCCCACAATCCAATTTTCATCCGACATTTGACTGCATTCAAATCAACAACAGTAATGGTACACATTCTCTTATAGAGCAATCTAATTTTCCTCTCATTAATGAACAAGATTTATCTGACAATGGTCCAAGAGATAATACTGGTAGCCAATATTCTAACACTGTGCCCGTTGGGAGACCTTATG tcAAAGTGATGAAAACTTCGAATTCAGATACAAGTGAATTCAAAATGCTGAATAAAGATTTTCCAGCATTACCTGGTACTCAAGTGCAAATGCAAGATGATGCAAATACTCCGTCTACTATGATAGATTCAAACCAGCAGTGGAGTAGTAATACAAATGTTGGATCTAAATTGTTCAATAAGCTTAATATGGATCAATTTATTGATCATAATTCATGCGGAATCCATTTAGATACAGACTTTCATATGAATGGTAGTACCGTACCAAAACCTGGAGTTCAAACATCGCTTGATGATG GTAAAGTTACTAATATACCTAGCAGTATGTTACGTGATCAATTTGGAATTATTGGTCAACTGATTACTATGAGAACTGCTGAATATGATCCTAAATTGGTAGCATTGACTTTTGGACAAGATTTGACAAGCCTTGGTATGAATTTGAATTCCCCTGAAAACATTTACCCAACATTTGCAGGTCCATTTGAAAATTCTCCACTGGAACCGCATAACATTGAATTTGATGTACCTTCTGAATATAAGATTCATCACAAAATcaa aaaTAAGTTAGCTCCAATCAAGTTCTCCGAGTATAAGGAAGATTTATTGTTCTATCTATTTTATACTCATTTTGGTGATGGAATACAGATGGCTGTTGCTAGTGAATT GCGTACACGAGGTTGGCGTTACCATACAGGACAACATGTATGGATAACTCCTGTGTCTAGATCTAGTATGTCTGATATGGATGGTAAATTTGAACGTGGCACATTTTATGTGTTTGATGTGGCATTGTGGCGCAAAGTACCAAGAGAATTAATGCTTGACCACACTTTGTTGGATGGATGTGTTGCAAACGATTCTTTCATATGGCCTGATACATCAACAAGATAA
- the LOC132935796 gene encoding CCR4-NOT transcription complex subunit 2-like isoform X3 — translation MVRSKKRSSSNKSFKNMHPSQFNNPRRNGNNLGGHTPDMNMQNHNMMPNAMSQNIANISKQDHNTMPNLVTQNIANFNRQNLNMMVNAVSQNTTNMNKQDHNMMPNLVAQSLANLNRQNLSIILNGMTQNTANMNKQDHDMMPNHVTQSIANMNKQNFNMMPNPVTQSIANFNRQTHNMIPNAVTQLPQWHSQITMSDILNNYVDGPNSSNSLFTSGRDLSPQSNFHPTFDCIQINNSNGTHSLIEQSNFPLINEQDLSDNGPRDNTGSQYSNTVPVGRPYGKHSLFKKYDHYFSFKVMKTSNSDTSEFKMLNKDFPALPGTQVQMQDDANTPSTMIDSNQQWSSNTNVGSKLFNKLNMDQFIDHNSCGIHLDTDFHMNGKVTNIPSSMLRDQFGIIGQLITMRTAEYDPKLVALTFGQDLTSLGMNLNSPENIYPTFAGPFENSPLEPHNIEFDVPSEYKIHHKIKNKLAPIKFSEYKEDLLFYLFYTHFGDGIQMAVASELRTRGWRYHTGQHVWITPVSRSSMSDMDGKFERGTFYVFDVALWRKVPRELMLDHTLLDGCVANDSFIWPDTSTR, via the exons ATGGTTAGATCAAAAAAAAGATCATCGTCTAATAAATCATTCAAGAACATGCATCCATCGCAGTTCAATAATCCCAGAAGAAATGGCAATAATTTAGGTGGGCATACACCAGATATGAATATGCAAAACCATAATATGATGCCAAATGCTATGTCACAGAATATAGCGAACATAAGTAAACAAGACCATAACACTATGCCAAATCTTGTGACACAGAATATAGCAAATTTTAATAGACAAAATCTTAATATGATGGTAAATGCTGTGTCACAGAATACAACAAACATGAATAAACAAGACCATAACATGATGCCAAATCTTGTGGCACAAAGTTTAGCAAATTTGAATAGACAAAACCTTAGTATCATACTGAATGGCATGACACAGAATACAGCAAACATGAATAAGCAAGACCATGACATGATGCCAAATCATGTGACCCAGAGTATAGCGAACATGAATAAACAAAACTTTAACATGATGCCAAATCCTGTGACACAGAGTATAGCAAATTTCAATAGGCAAACCCATAATATGATACCAAATGCTGTGACACAATTGCCACAATG GCATTCTCAAATAACAATGAGTGACATATTGAATAACTATGTTGATGGTCCAAATTCAAGTAACAGTCTCTTCACATCTGGCCGTGATTTGTCCCCACAATCCAATTTTCATCCGACATTTGACTGCATTCAAATCAACAACAGTAATGGTACACATTCTCTTATAGAGCAATCTAATTTTCCTCTCATTAATGAACAAGATTTATCTGACAATGGTCCAAGAGATAATACTGGTAGCCAATATTCTAACACTGTGCCCGTTGGGAGACCTTATGGTAAACATTCACTGTTCAAAAAATATGATCATTACTTTAGTT tcAAAGTGATGAAAACTTCGAATTCAGATACAAGTGAATTCAAAATGCTGAATAAAGATTTTCCAGCATTACCTGGTACTCAAGTGCAAATGCAAGATGATGCAAATACTCCGTCTACTATGATAGATTCAAACCAGCAGTGGAGTAGTAATACAAATGTTGGATCTAAATTGTTCAATAAGCTTAATATGGATCAATTTATTGATCATAATTCATGCGGAATCCATTTAGATACAGACTTTCATATGAATG GTAAAGTTACTAATATACCTAGCAGTATGTTACGTGATCAATTTGGAATTATTGGTCAACTGATTACTATGAGAACTGCTGAATATGATCCTAAATTGGTAGCATTGACTTTTGGACAAGATTTGACAAGCCTTGGTATGAATTTGAATTCCCCTGAAAACATTTACCCAACATTTGCAGGTCCATTTGAAAATTCTCCACTGGAACCGCATAACATTGAATTTGATGTACCTTCTGAATATAAGATTCATCACAAAATcaa aaaTAAGTTAGCTCCAATCAAGTTCTCCGAGTATAAGGAAGATTTATTGTTCTATCTATTTTATACTCATTTTGGTGATGGAATACAGATGGCTGTTGCTAGTGAATT GCGTACACGAGGTTGGCGTTACCATACAGGACAACATGTATGGATAACTCCTGTGTCTAGATCTAGTATGTCTGATATGGATGGTAAATTTGAACGTGGCACATTTTATGTGTTTGATGTGGCATTGTGGCGCAAAGTACCAAGAGAATTAATGCTTGACCACACTTTGTTGGATGGATGTGTTGCAAACGATTCTTTCATATGGCCTGATACATCAACAAGATAA